A DNA window from Anaerocolumna sp. AGMB13020 contains the following coding sequences:
- a CDS encoding helix-turn-helix transcriptional regulator: protein MFYELNSRQIPRVRLMNTAAIQPPFVHNKRRAEEYIVYVIKKGEMYLKEGNVNYVLRTGDFLLLDKEYFHEGYKASHCEYYYLHFKQEDMKRFPMPPEEEFIKFILSRHNDSLKSDPFSYKTIDNDVLLLPKYYHFNSMADFIKVSCLLDEAIKHNKDHMDNYKIMCSIKVMEAFIETYRSYLLYTLQKSTSVMPKSYHKVQMLLEYLNTEYARKITSHDIEEISGSNFDYINRIFKKMTHKTIFTYLNSVRINHAMELITTTNMKMSEVGQSVGFTDLYYFSKVFKKAVGVSPSNYNREG from the coding sequence ATGTTCTATGAATTGAATTCCAGACAGATTCCCAGAGTACGATTAATGAATACAGCAGCCATACAACCGCCTTTTGTACATAACAAAAGAAGGGCAGAGGAGTATATCGTCTACGTGATAAAAAAAGGTGAGATGTATCTGAAAGAAGGCAATGTTAATTATGTGCTTCGTACAGGTGATTTTCTTCTTCTTGACAAAGAATACTTCCATGAAGGTTATAAGGCTTCCCACTGTGAATATTATTATCTGCATTTTAAACAGGAAGATATGAAAAGATTTCCCATGCCTCCGGAAGAGGAGTTTATTAAGTTTATTCTGTCAAGACACAACGATTCTCTGAAAAGTGATCCTTTTTCTTATAAAACCATAGACAATGATGTCTTGTTGCTGCCCAAGTATTATCATTTTAACAGTATGGCGGATTTTATTAAGGTGAGCTGCCTTTTGGATGAGGCCATAAAACATAACAAAGACCATATGGACAATTATAAAATTATGTGTTCCATTAAGGTAATGGAAGCCTTTATAGAAACATATCGAAGCTATTTGCTGTACACACTTCAGAAAAGTACCTCTGTTATGCCCAAATCCTATCATAAGGTTCAAATGCTGTTGGAATATCTAAACACGGAATATGCCAGAAAGATTACCAGTCATGATATAGAAGAAATATCGGGCAGTAATTTTGATTACATAAACCGCATATTTAAGAAAATGACTCATAAAACAATTTTTACTTATCTGAATTCTGTACGTATTAATCATGCAATGGAGCTGATCACCACCACAAACATGAAAATGTCTGAGGTGGGTCAGTCCGTTGGATTTACGGATTTATATTATTTCAGTAAGGTATTTAAAAAAGCGGTGGGGGTATCTCCTTCTAATTACAACAGAGAAGGCTGA